The segment TGCGGCCAGCCCTTGGCCGTGGAGCCTGAAGGCGTGATGTACGGCGGCGATGCACTCATCGAGGGTGAGCAACTCCGCGACGTCGCGGCGGGTCAGGAACAGCGGGTCCTCGCACCTCATGATGCCTCCTTGCGCCTCCAGGCCCGGCATGATACAGTTGCGACTAATGAATGATTCAGCTGCGACATCAGCGCAAGGGGCGCCGGGCGAGGCGCGGTGGCTACTGCTCATCCACCAGATCCCGCCCAAGCCCGACTACTTCCGGGTGAAGGTGCGGCGCCGGCTGCACCGGATGGGCGCCAGGGCGCTCAAGAACTCGGTCTACGTCCTCCCCCGCGGCGACGAGGCGCTGGAGGACTTCCAGTGGCTCGCCCGTGAGATCGTGGCGGATGGCGGCGAGGCGACGGTGTGCGAAGCGGTGTTTGTCGCGGGCATCACGAACCAGGAGCTGGAAGCGATGTTCCGACCCAAGCAAGCGCGCGAGGAGACGCCCGCCGCCATCGGCAAACGTCTGAAGGTGAAGCCGGGGCGGACGTGGGTGACACGTCAGGGCGTCAAGGTTGATCGTATCGCGAGCGCGTGGCTCATCCGCCGCTTCCTCGACCCCAAGGCGCGGTTCAAGTTCGTGCCCGCGAAGGGGTACTCGCCCGCCAAAGGCGAGCTGCGGTTCGACATGTTCGAGGCCGAGTACACCCACCAGGGAGACCGCTGCACCTTCGAGACGCTGCTGGCGCGGTT is part of the Gemmatimonadales bacterium genome and harbors:
- a CDS encoding chromate resistance protein — translated: MNDSAATSAQGAPGEARWLLLIHQIPPKPDYFRVKVRRRLHRMGARALKNSVYVLPRGDEALEDFQWLAREIVADGGEATVCEAVFVAGITNQELEAMFRPKQAREETPAAIGKRLKVKPGRTWVTRQGVKVDRIASAWLIRRFLDPKARFKFVPAKGYSPAKGELRFDMFEAEYTHQGDRCTFETLLARFGVRDRALRAIADIVHDVDCKDEKFERGEAAGVAALVNGIAAAHQDDAERLARGAAVFDDLYAAFRKSRG